Proteins co-encoded in one Neosynechococcus sphagnicola sy1 genomic window:
- a CDS encoding GFA family protein, which translates to MDGKCLCGSITIRTPDKTSIDACHCGMCRRWGGSPALGVSCGSDVQIDGFEKLKVYKSSEWAERAFCGECGTHMFYKLSATNEYFVPAGLFQNDIEFEFKEQIFIDMKPSYYEFANQTLNLTEAEVFAKFASSENIEGT; encoded by the coding sequence ATGGATGGTAAGTGTCTTTGCGGTTCAATAACCATCAGAACGCCAGATAAAACCAGCATAGATGCCTGTCATTGCGGAATGTGTCGGCGATGGGGAGGTAGTCCAGCGTTAGGTGTATCTTGCGGATCAGATGTACAGATAGATGGCTTTGAGAAACTAAAAGTGTATAAGTCCTCAGAATGGGCTGAAAGAGCTTTTTGTGGTGAATGCGGTACGCATATGTTCTACAAGTTGTCGGCTACCAATGAATATTTTGTTCCAGCAGGTCTTTTTCAAAATGACATTGAGTTTGAGTTCAAGGAGCAAATCTTTATAGACATGAAACCTAGTTACTATGAATTTGCCAATCAAACCTTGAATTTGACAGAAGCAGAAGTATTCGCCAAATTTGCCTCAAGTGAAAATATTGAAGGCACATAA